Proteins co-encoded in one Streptomyces sp. NBC_01237 genomic window:
- a CDS encoding polymorphic toxin-type HINT domain-containing protein, with product MKRRSRRRPTPAAGAFRIPVVGVLALALSVPAALTPVAVAADPLGRPGLPAPRVSKVKTVNALGAKEDRERVAKNKAANSRQAAQARSRHATHWPKASTRTEKIDGTPGRATVSVTTPPRAKAKARNAQQAGAATGSATVRVLDQKTSRRAGITGVVFTAAAESPGAAGITIDYEKFADAIGGNWGARLGLVSLPACALTSPQKPQCRTQTPVTHRNNGAAQTVSAQVSLPAVTTTDTTASAGVFAVTATSRTAASGAGDYKATPLAASSAWEAGGSSGSFTWSYPVTVPPAAAGPSPSLSLSYDSGSTDGRTSNTNNQGSMAGEGFDLTSSYIERKYGSCEDDGQADKSDQCWKYENASLVLNGKATELVKDDTTGVWRLKNDDASQVTHETGADNSDDGDDIVAGKGDGKGEYWKVVTGDGTTYTFGLNKLPGAGTERTNSVWTVPVFGDDSGEPGYSSGTGYSGRAKTQAWRWNLDLVTDVHGNASTYWYKAESNHYAKNGDKTELASYTRGGYLEEIRYGQRSNTLFTGNPSGKVEFTYKERCTAADCPSLTEDTADKWPDVPFDAICSADETECLPKGPTFFTRKMLTGINTSVWSTAAEPDAYKPVDTYALSYQFLDGGDIGNPSDKTLTLKSLQRTGKNGGTIVVPPVEFGYHMRPNRVDATDNILPLTRPRINTITTETGAITTVTLSDPQCVRGSKMPTAEDDNNLSCYPVYWPVNGGDPQLDWFHKYNVTSVSTSDPAGQNEAVENFYTYENPGWHYNNDPFTPADERTWSNWRGYRKVTTYTGDTAHPQSKTVRQYMQGMHGDKRLDSTATRTATIPGIDIAGLDVSDATDHNQLAGFLRQELTYNGTQPVSVAVNNIWNKETASQQRSYANTKAHFVRTARSYAYTYLPVSNTWRRSYTSHTYGMVTQTEAVGDQSKTGDETCTRTWYARNPDKGLTSFVSRTRTIGSACLDTAGAVITDDKLNLPANTDSRGDVLSDTAVVYDNPTATGWTASQTPTLGLPTWTGRAKAYPAAAGTSDRHPPVNGGWQKVTKTTYDTATAKLGRPLTVEDAQKNVTSSTYYPAAAGPLTTMVVASPKLTSNGQIHKNYTYIDPARGSITGTTDAAAKDTANAYDALGRITDTWAPNRTKGIDTPTAKYDYNIARGSQPWTSVATLKANGTSYETSYAITDALLRPLQTQTASPLGGRILTDTRYDSRGLAYETYADIYDNLAAPNGTYARASYAHTPALTRTTYDAAARPTNSTFTVFGVDRWSTTTSYTGDSTATTAVKGGNATRTITDVLGRTAETRTYAGTAPNDTAYGATTGTPYTRVKYDYTRDGKQSLITGIDDAKWTYTYDLFGRQIQTTDPDKGTSSTEYTDLDQISLTEDSRKAKLLYKYDELGRKTDLWQTEETPPNQLAHWSYDTLRKGKPDASTRYVGGTTGKAYTKQVTAYDTLGRATSTDVVLPADDPLVTSGAVAATTTFGTDYLLDGTLNNTKEPGVAGLPKEIVEPKYNSLGLTTGLSGTNTYLLGVSYSALGQAEQLTLGAGAKNTYITNKYEPGTGRLTRSHVTDQTHSYMLQDLNFTQDDAGNVLSILDPTTLGGTTKADNQCFTYDGNRRLTEAWTPKTADCATTGRTTANLDGAAPYWTSYTYNDAGQRATETAHAAAGDATTTYGYKTPTGQPHPLVKTTGAKTATYGYDGAGNTTNRPGTQATQTLTWNTEGELTSTTEPAVGTKPALGTSYLYDADGELLIRRATGDGDTVLYLGATEVRLTTKGTTKTVTGTRYYSAAGQNIAVRTSTLGTPGSKISFLAADHHGTSSIATDATTQAVTKRYTTPFGAPRGTNPTTWPDDKAFLGKPTDATTGLTHIGAREYDPGIGQFISVDPILELGKHQTLNGYSYAGQSPATNSDPTGTCLDPGNGHCQPGNNSGKPDPAFPINTNPAPNTGGTSGSGGGGGGGGGGGGGNGGGGGNGGGGGNGGGGNGGGGGGVGGWLSSFTDALVEQGREFGTGLIGAVGDEVKNAYNCVTLDGTCTEYVTGKMKEITGVGFAESIIARGSEIADDFIDGRSTEGAAKITFDVVLAAATHKIAKVCHSFLPGTGVLLADGTRKDIEDIEVGDTITTTDVDTGETVKKKVAQTITTEDDKAFTEIYVSVDGGQSSIVATDTHPFWIPDLKKWIQAGDLQAGHLLRTSAGVHVQISEVKHYTQRQRTHDLSIEDVHAYYVLAGATPVLVHNCGVTNAARAEADITSSVRPSKARPAVAEALQLPSGQVYSSPSVRGTPPTLHPIVQDILDDIPVMERGVGHGSCGLAVCVSRALTDGYNPTGSSAAGVIVRGSRDKAMHGYPVGPCNSCVALEDAFDLNFVTAR from the coding sequence GTGAAGCGACGCAGCAGACGACGCCCCACCCCTGCTGCCGGGGCGTTTCGGATACCCGTGGTCGGAGTGCTGGCCCTCGCACTGTCCGTGCCCGCGGCGCTGACGCCGGTGGCTGTCGCCGCGGACCCTCTGGGCCGGCCCGGCCTCCCCGCTCCCCGGGTCAGCAAGGTGAAGACGGTCAACGCCCTGGGGGCGAAAGAAGACCGTGAACGGGTGGCCAAGAACAAGGCTGCCAACAGCAGACAGGCCGCCCAGGCACGCAGCCGGCATGCCACCCACTGGCCGAAGGCATCCACCAGAACAGAGAAGATCGACGGCACACCCGGTCGGGCCACCGTATCCGTCACCACACCGCCCCGTGCCAAGGCCAAGGCACGCAACGCACAGCAGGCCGGCGCTGCCACCGGTTCCGCCACAGTCCGCGTGCTCGACCAGAAGACTTCCCGCAGGGCGGGCATCACCGGCGTGGTGTTCACCGCCGCCGCGGAGTCCCCGGGCGCCGCCGGCATCACCATCGACTACGAGAAGTTCGCCGACGCCATCGGCGGAAACTGGGGCGCCCGCCTGGGCCTGGTGTCCCTGCCCGCGTGCGCGCTGACCAGCCCGCAGAAACCGCAGTGCCGCACCCAGACCCCCGTCACCCACCGTAACAACGGCGCAGCGCAGACTGTCTCCGCCCAGGTCAGCCTCCCCGCCGTCACCACTACGGACACCACAGCGTCTGCCGGCGTGTTCGCCGTGACGGCGACCTCACGGACGGCGGCTTCCGGCGCGGGCGACTACAAGGCCACCCCGCTGGCGGCTTCCTCCGCCTGGGAAGCCGGCGGCTCGTCCGGCTCCTTCACCTGGTCCTATCCGGTCACCGTGCCACCGGCGGCTGCCGGTCCTTCACCGTCGCTGTCGCTGTCCTACGACTCGGGCAGCACGGATGGCCGGACCTCGAACACGAACAACCAGGGTTCCATGGCGGGTGAGGGGTTCGACCTCACCTCCTCCTACATCGAGCGCAAATACGGATCGTGCGAGGACGACGGCCAGGCCGACAAGTCCGACCAGTGCTGGAAGTACGAGAACGCCTCCCTCGTCCTGAACGGCAAGGCCACCGAACTCGTCAAGGACGACACCACCGGTGTGTGGCGTCTCAAGAATGACGACGCCTCCCAGGTCACCCACGAGACCGGAGCAGACAACAGCGACGACGGCGACGACATCGTCGCAGGCAAGGGCGACGGAAAGGGCGAGTACTGGAAGGTCGTCACCGGTGACGGCACCACGTACACCTTCGGCCTGAACAAACTTCCCGGTGCGGGCACCGAACGCACCAACTCCGTCTGGACCGTCCCCGTCTTCGGAGACGACTCCGGAGAGCCCGGATACTCCTCCGGCACCGGTTACTCCGGCCGCGCCAAAACACAGGCATGGCGCTGGAACCTCGACCTTGTCACCGATGTCCACGGCAATGCATCCACGTACTGGTACAAGGCGGAATCGAACCACTACGCCAAGAACGGCGACAAAACCGAGCTCGCCTCCTACACCCGCGGCGGCTACCTCGAAGAGATCAGGTACGGACAGCGCTCCAACACCCTGTTCACCGGCAACCCCTCCGGCAAGGTCGAGTTCACCTACAAGGAACGGTGCACCGCCGCCGACTGCCCTTCACTGACCGAAGACACCGCCGACAAGTGGCCCGACGTCCCCTTCGACGCCATCTGCAGCGCCGATGAGACCGAATGCCTGCCCAAGGGACCGACGTTCTTCACCCGCAAGATGCTCACCGGCATCAACACGAGCGTCTGGTCCACGGCCGCCGAGCCCGACGCGTACAAGCCGGTCGACACCTACGCCCTGAGCTACCAGTTCCTGGACGGCGGGGACATCGGCAACCCCTCCGACAAAACCCTGACCCTCAAGTCGCTCCAGCGCACCGGGAAGAACGGCGGCACCATCGTCGTACCTCCGGTGGAGTTCGGCTACCACATGCGGCCCAACCGCGTCGACGCCACCGACAACATCCTCCCGCTGACCCGCCCCCGCATCAACACCATCACCACCGAGACCGGCGCCATCACCACCGTCACCCTGTCCGACCCCCAGTGCGTACGCGGCAGCAAGATGCCCACGGCCGAGGACGACAACAACCTCTCCTGCTACCCCGTCTACTGGCCCGTCAACGGCGGCGACCCACAACTCGACTGGTTCCACAAGTACAACGTCACCTCCGTATCCACCTCGGACCCGGCCGGCCAGAACGAAGCGGTCGAGAACTTCTACACCTACGAGAACCCCGGCTGGCACTACAACAACGACCCCTTCACACCGGCGGACGAGCGGACCTGGTCCAATTGGCGCGGCTACCGGAAGGTCACCACCTACACCGGCGACACCGCCCACCCCCAGTCCAAGACCGTCCGCCAGTACATGCAGGGCATGCACGGCGACAAACGCCTAGACAGCACCGCCACCCGCACTGCCACCATCCCCGGGATCGACATCGCGGGCCTGGACGTATCGGACGCCACCGACCACAACCAACTGGCAGGGTTCCTGCGCCAGGAACTCACCTACAACGGGACCCAACCCGTCTCCGTCGCGGTCAACAACATCTGGAACAAGGAAACAGCCAGCCAGCAGCGCTCGTACGCCAACACCAAGGCGCACTTCGTCCGTACCGCACGTTCCTACGCCTACACCTACCTCCCCGTCAGCAACACCTGGCGCCGCAGCTACACCTCACACACCTACGGCATGGTCACCCAGACCGAAGCCGTAGGAGACCAGAGCAAAACAGGTGACGAAACCTGCACCCGCACCTGGTACGCCCGCAACCCCGACAAGGGCCTCACCAGCTTCGTCTCCCGTACCCGAACCATCGGATCCGCCTGCCTGGACACAGCCGGAGCCGTCATCACCGACGACAAACTGAACCTCCCCGCGAACACCGACAGCCGCGGAGACGTACTCTCCGACACCGCCGTCGTCTACGACAACCCCACCGCCACCGGCTGGACCGCTTCCCAGACCCCGACACTCGGCCTCCCCACCTGGACCGGCAGAGCCAAGGCCTACCCGGCCGCCGCCGGAACCAGCGACCGCCACCCACCCGTCAACGGCGGCTGGCAAAAGGTCACCAAGACCACCTACGACACGGCGACCGCAAAACTGGGACGCCCCCTGACCGTCGAGGACGCCCAAAAAAACGTCACGTCCTCCACCTACTACCCGGCCGCAGCCGGCCCCCTCACCACCATGGTGGTCGCCTCCCCCAAACTCACCTCAAACGGCCAGATCCACAAGAACTACACCTACATCGACCCGGCACGCGGATCCATCACCGGCACCACCGACGCCGCTGCCAAGGACACCGCGAACGCCTACGACGCACTCGGCCGCATCACCGACACCTGGGCACCCAACCGCACCAAGGGCATCGACACCCCGACAGCGAAATACGACTACAACATCGCCCGCGGCAGCCAGCCCTGGACGTCCGTCGCCACCCTCAAAGCCAACGGCACCAGCTACGAGACCAGCTATGCCATCACCGACGCCCTGCTGCGCCCGCTCCAGACCCAGACCGCCTCGCCCCTCGGCGGCCGGATCCTGACCGACACCCGATACGACTCACGCGGCCTCGCCTATGAGACGTACGCAGACATCTACGACAACCTCGCCGCCCCGAACGGCACATACGCCCGCGCCTCCTACGCCCACACCCCCGCCCTGACCCGCACCACCTACGACGCGGCAGCACGCCCCACGAACAGCACCTTCACGGTATTCGGCGTGGACCGGTGGTCGACCACCACCAGCTACACCGGAGACTCGACCGCCACTACCGCGGTCAAGGGCGGCAACGCCACCCGCACCATCACCGACGTCCTGGGCCGCACCGCGGAGACCCGCACCTACGCGGGCACAGCCCCCAACGACACCGCGTACGGCGCCACGACAGGGACCCCCTACACCCGGGTGAAGTACGACTACACCCGCGACGGGAAGCAGTCGCTGATCACCGGCATCGACGACGCGAAGTGGACTTATACCTACGACCTGTTCGGCCGCCAGATCCAGACGACCGACCCGGACAAGGGCACGTCCAGCACCGAGTACACCGACCTCGACCAGATCAGCCTGACCGAGGACTCGCGCAAGGCGAAACTGCTCTACAAGTACGACGAACTCGGCCGCAAGACCGACCTGTGGCAGACCGAAGAGACGCCCCCCAATCAGCTCGCCCACTGGAGCTACGACACACTCCGCAAGGGCAAGCCGGACGCTTCCACCCGCTACGTCGGCGGCACCACCGGCAAGGCATACACGAAGCAGGTCACCGCCTACGACACCCTCGGCCGGGCCACCAGCACCGATGTCGTGCTGCCCGCCGACGACCCGCTGGTCACCTCCGGTGCAGTGGCAGCCACCACCACCTTCGGCACCGACTACCTTCTTGACGGCACCCTCAACAACACCAAGGAACCCGGCGTCGCGGGCCTCCCCAAAGAGATCGTCGAACCGAAATACAACTCCCTCGGCCTCACCACAGGGCTGTCCGGGACCAACACCTACCTCCTCGGCGTCAGCTACTCCGCGCTCGGCCAGGCCGAACAGCTCACACTCGGAGCAGGCGCCAAGAACACCTACATCACCAACAAGTACGAGCCGGGCACCGGCCGCCTCACCCGCAGCCACGTCACCGACCAGACCCACTCGTACATGCTGCAGGACCTGAACTTCACCCAGGACGACGCGGGCAACGTCCTGTCCATCCTCGACCCCACCACTCTCGGCGGCACCACCAAGGCCGACAACCAGTGCTTCACCTACGACGGCAACCGCCGCCTCACCGAAGCCTGGACCCCCAAGACCGCAGACTGCGCCACCACCGGCCGCACCACCGCCAACCTCGACGGCGCCGCCCCCTACTGGACCAGCTACACCTACAACGACGCCGGCCAACGGGCCACCGAAACCGCCCACGCCGCCGCGGGCGACGCCACCACCACCTACGGATACAAGACACCCACCGGACAGCCCCACCCACTCGTCAAGACCACCGGAGCCAAGACGGCGACGTACGGATACGACGGCGCGGGCAACACCACCAACCGCCCCGGCACCCAGGCCACCCAGACCCTCACCTGGAACACCGAAGGCGAACTGACCTCCACCACCGAACCCGCAGTCGGCACCAAGCCCGCCCTCGGCACGAGCTACCTCTACGACGCCGACGGCGAACTCCTCATCCGCCGCGCCACGGGAGACGGCGACACCGTCCTCTACCTCGGCGCCACCGAGGTACGCCTGACCACCAAGGGCACAACAAAGACGGTCACCGGCACCCGCTACTACAGCGCGGCAGGCCAGAACATCGCAGTCCGCACATCCACGCTCGGCACCCCGGGCAGCAAGATCAGCTTCCTCGCCGCAGACCACCACGGCACCAGCAGCATCGCCACCGACGCCACCACCCAGGCCGTCACCAAGCGCTACACCACCCCCTTCGGCGCCCCCCGCGGCACCAACCCCACCACCTGGCCCGACGACAAAGCATTCCTCGGCAAGCCCACTGACGCCACCACCGGCCTCACCCACATCGGCGCCCGCGAATACGACCCGGGAATCGGCCAGTTCATCAGCGTCGACCCCATCCTCGAACTCGGCAAACACCAGACACTCAACGGATACAGCTACGCCGGCCAGAGCCCTGCCACCAACTCGGACCCCACCGGCACCTGCCTCGACCCGGGCAACGGCCACTGCCAGCCGGGCAACAACAGCGGCAAGCCGGACCCGGCCTTCCCGATCAACACCAACCCGGCACCGAACACCGGCGGTACTTCCGGCAGCGGTGGCGGCGGCGGTGGCGGAGGTGGTGGCGGAGGCGGTAATGGCGGTGGAGGTGGTAACGGCGGCGGAGGTGGTAACGGCGGCGGCGGTAATGGCGGTGGCGGAGGAGGTGTCGGGGGGTGGCTTTCCTCCTTTACCGACGCTCTCGTGGAACAAGGTAGAGAGTTTGGCACCGGCCTGATTGGTGCGGTAGGCGACGAAGTCAAAAACGCATATAACTGCGTCACTCTCGACGGCACATGCACTGAGTATGTGACCGGAAAAATGAAAGAAATAACCGGAGTAGGATTCGCAGAATCAATCATTGCCAGAGGCAGTGAAATTGCTGACGATTTCATTGACGGGAGATCCACAGAAGGAGCAGCCAAGATCACATTCGATGTCGTCCTGGCTGCCGCAACACACAAGATTGCAAAGGTATGCCATAGCTTCTTGCCGGGAACCGGTGTCCTCCTAGCAGACGGCACACGAAAAGACATCGAAGACATCGAAGTCGGCGACACTATAACCACCACCGATGTCGATACCGGAGAAACGGTCAAGAAAAAAGTTGCCCAGACGATCACCACGGAAGATGACAAGGCATTCACTGAAATCTACGTATCCGTAGACGGCGGCCAATCAAGCATCGTAGCAACCGATACACACCCCTTCTGGATACCCGACCTGAAAAAATGGATCCAGGCCGGAGACCTCCAAGCCGGACATCTGCTCCGCACCAGCGCCGGCGTGCACGTCCAGATATCCGAAGTCAAGCACTACACCCAGCGTCAGCGAACCCACGACCTCAGCATCGAGGACGTCCACGCGTACTATGTGTTGGCGGGGGCCACACCGGTCCTCGTGCACAATTGCGGTGTCACTAATGCTGCTCGCGCCGAAGCAGACATCACATCTTCCGTTCGGCCCTCCAAAGCGCGTCCAGCTGTTGCGGAGGCGCTTCAATTGCCAAGTGGGCAGGTTTACTCAAGTCCGAGCGTAAGGGGAACGCCTCCTACGCTGCACCCCATCGTTCAGGATATTCTGGACGATATCCCAGTTATGGAGCGCGGAGTCGGCCACGGAAGCTGCGGCTTGGCCGTGTGTGTTTCACGAGCGCTGACAGATGGGTACAACCCGACAGGATCGTCGGCGGCCGGAGTGATCGTACGTGGGTCGCGAGATAAAGCGATGCACGGCTACCCTGTAGGCCCTTGTAATAGCTGTGTGGCGTTGGAAGACGCCTTCGATCTCAATTTCGTGACCGCGAGGTGA
- a CDS encoding LamG domain-containing protein, translating to MEERTERETVFANPDGTTFTLDKAISPVRVALPDGGWTSPDATLVKKSDGSVGPKAAAVDLSFSPGGSGAGLVTIAEGTQSVSLGWPGTLPAPRLEGERAVYEDVLPDVNLILTATVEGFRQVLEVETPEAAANPALASIEYQLGAENLTVQAGAGGGVDALDGNGQTVFRSPAAQMWNSAGGNTTPAAARQSLYLAESADTGASEPVPAGPPGEGDPLAGPGAGDESSVLDIAVAEGSVTVKPDTDLIEATSRADFPLYIDPPVGLDDSERTVLSSDGDVFWNFSGGKNGMSVGKCGSAVIGGVSYYCGNGYVNRMYFEFAPGNLKGKHVLDATFSVTETWSFSCDERWVDLERTSNISSSSRWPGPKKLDQMGDRNVSAGRGDNCKPSQPRAPIEFHDYAPEPDENLTPTVRSFAEGKFPRLTLMLMAKDESDTIAWKRFDDDAVLSVTYVGKPAKPSAIGLVTGNTSVCKTVESAPAIATDPTPALTATAQTEAGGESGAALRVVMALDKKTGTTWTKAIGDILAPSSPVGDNVKITASPSTNLEENALYRYRSWTRSYYGSEHLAGPSNGSTTGWCYFKVDSTAPKPPTITFKPGNPYSLCTANDCVPGGKPGQRGTFTLGPAAGDVNTAYRYKLSTDTAWSSYLPGATVDINAVPPTSGTIVLEAEAKDSYGPGEGNTVEFVVKEGDGPVGRWNFSEPSGDAVDSSTTDPSLRDNAALTGGATRTNQGRRGEVTVTPATDTAPAVRTTDSGLKLNGTTGYAATTGPVIDTRASYTVAAWVRLDDIASPTSTVLSQDGTNRSPFLLSYESTIKKWSFREASTDAPAGTPWTYQKVASKNPATPKVWTHLAGVFDATAGTISLYVNGEPQGSTPFTTPWAANGPLQIGRVHWSGTHTDYFPGVIDEAAVWQVALTKEQIAQESSLLDAYKKPSVELVAAWKPAGAQGTSLSDTVSGYSPSLALSSGASLADDELVLNGTTGAATTPGPLVDDSGSFTVTTEAVVDEAKILAKPDHYKAQILGQRTATGSSWSLWFEKTGSRQEPEYDENGDRVLDENGLPVSKPVVVGRWNFGRLTADGTGVSVESKDEAVLDSEARLTGVYNAQDRTIQLYVTSDRQTSDDVQYTAEVGTGELSVGKGYLGAWGNYLPGRLTDIRLWSGALSDGTQVADVVGT from the coding sequence GTGGAGGAGCGCACCGAACGGGAGACGGTGTTCGCGAACCCCGACGGAACGACCTTCACGCTGGACAAGGCGATCAGTCCGGTGCGGGTCGCTCTGCCGGACGGTGGGTGGACGAGTCCGGATGCCACTCTTGTGAAGAAATCCGACGGGTCGGTCGGTCCGAAGGCCGCTGCGGTGGATCTGTCGTTCTCTCCCGGAGGCAGTGGAGCGGGTCTGGTCACGATCGCTGAGGGAACACAGTCGGTATCCCTGGGCTGGCCGGGTACTCTGCCCGCTCCTCGTCTGGAGGGCGAGCGTGCCGTCTATGAGGACGTGCTGCCGGATGTGAATCTGATCCTGACCGCGACGGTGGAGGGCTTCCGCCAGGTGCTGGAGGTCGAGACTCCGGAAGCGGCCGCGAACCCTGCCCTGGCGAGCATCGAGTACCAGCTGGGAGCCGAGAATCTCACCGTGCAGGCGGGCGCCGGCGGGGGCGTGGACGCGCTGGACGGCAATGGACAGACCGTGTTCCGCTCTCCGGCCGCGCAGATGTGGAACTCCGCCGGAGGGAACACCACCCCCGCGGCGGCTCGGCAGTCGCTGTACCTCGCCGAGTCCGCAGACACCGGCGCGTCCGAGCCGGTACCGGCAGGCCCGCCCGGGGAGGGTGACCCGCTGGCCGGTCCCGGAGCGGGGGACGAGTCCTCGGTCCTGGACATTGCGGTCGCGGAAGGATCGGTAACCGTCAAGCCCGACACGGACCTCATTGAGGCAACGAGCAGGGCGGACTTCCCTCTCTACATCGATCCGCCGGTCGGTCTGGACGATTCTGAGCGCACCGTGCTGTCCTCGGACGGCGATGTGTTCTGGAACTTCTCCGGTGGCAAGAACGGCATGAGCGTCGGCAAGTGCGGGTCCGCGGTGATCGGCGGGGTCTCCTACTACTGCGGTAACGGCTATGTGAACCGCATGTACTTCGAATTCGCCCCAGGGAACCTGAAGGGCAAGCACGTTCTGGACGCCACGTTCAGCGTGACGGAAACCTGGTCGTTCTCCTGCGACGAGCGATGGGTCGATCTGGAGCGCACCAGCAATATCTCCTCGTCGTCGCGGTGGCCGGGGCCGAAGAAGCTGGACCAGATGGGCGACCGGAATGTCTCAGCCGGGCGGGGCGACAACTGCAAACCGTCACAGCCGCGTGCCCCGATCGAGTTCCACGACTATGCGCCGGAGCCGGACGAGAACCTGACACCGACTGTCCGCAGTTTCGCGGAGGGGAAGTTTCCCCGTCTGACGTTGATGCTGATGGCCAAGGACGAGTCGGACACCATCGCGTGGAAGCGGTTCGACGACGATGCGGTCCTGAGCGTCACCTACGTCGGCAAGCCGGCCAAGCCCAGTGCCATCGGTCTCGTCACCGGAAACACCTCGGTGTGCAAGACCGTCGAGTCCGCCCCGGCGATCGCCACCGATCCCACCCCTGCCCTGACCGCAACAGCCCAGACCGAGGCGGGCGGTGAGTCGGGAGCCGCACTGCGGGTCGTCATGGCACTGGACAAGAAGACCGGCACCACTTGGACCAAAGCCATCGGTGACATTCTGGCGCCGTCCAGTCCGGTGGGCGACAACGTCAAGATCACCGCGTCACCCAGCACGAACCTGGAGGAGAACGCTCTCTACCGCTACCGGTCCTGGACCCGGTCGTACTACGGCAGCGAACACCTGGCGGGGCCATCGAACGGCTCGACGACCGGATGGTGCTACTTCAAGGTCGACAGCACCGCTCCCAAGCCTCCGACCATCACCTTCAAACCCGGCAACCCGTATTCGCTGTGCACCGCGAACGACTGTGTCCCCGGAGGAAAGCCCGGCCAGAGAGGAACATTCACCCTCGGCCCGGCCGCCGGTGACGTCAACACGGCCTACCGGTACAAGCTGTCCACGGACACGGCCTGGTCCAGCTACCTGCCCGGGGCGACAGTGGACATCAACGCGGTACCGCCCACGTCCGGCACCATCGTCCTGGAAGCCGAAGCGAAGGACAGCTATGGCCCCGGCGAGGGCAACACAGTCGAGTTCGTCGTCAAGGAAGGCGACGGGCCGGTCGGCCGCTGGAACTTCAGCGAACCCTCCGGGGACGCGGTCGACTCCTCCACCACCGACCCCAGCCTGCGGGACAACGCGGCACTGACCGGCGGAGCCACCCGCACCAATCAGGGGCGCCGAGGCGAAGTCACCGTCACCCCGGCCACAGACACCGCCCCCGCGGTCAGGACCACGGACAGCGGGCTCAAGCTGAACGGCACCACGGGCTACGCAGCCACCACCGGCCCGGTCATCGACACCCGGGCTTCCTACACAGTCGCCGCATGGGTCCGCCTGGACGACATCGCCAGCCCCACTTCCACCGTCCTGAGCCAGGACGGCACCAACCGAAGCCCGTTCCTTCTCAGCTACGAATCCACCATCAAGAAGTGGTCCTTCCGCGAGGCCAGCACCGACGCCCCTGCAGGGACGCCGTGGACCTACCAGAAAGTGGCCTCCAAGAACCCCGCAACCCCCAAGGTATGGACCCACCTGGCCGGAGTCTTCGACGCGACCGCCGGCACCATCAGCCTCTACGTCAACGGAGAGCCGCAGGGCAGCACCCCGTTCACAACACCGTGGGCTGCGAACGGCCCGCTCCAGATCGGACGTGTCCACTGGTCCGGGACACACACCGACTACTTCCCCGGTGTCATCGACGAAGCGGCGGTCTGGCAGGTAGCACTGACCAAGGAACAGATCGCGCAGGAGAGCTCGCTGCTCGACGCGTACAAGAAGCCTTCCGTCGAGCTCGTTGCCGCGTGGAAGCCCGCAGGCGCTCAGGGCACGTCACTCAGTGACACCGTCTCGGGCTACAGCCCGTCCCTCGCCCTGTCCTCGGGGGCATCCCTCGCCGATGACGAACTGGTCCTGAACGGCACCACGGGCGCCGCAACCACACCGGGGCCGTTGGTGGATGACTCCGGTTCGTTCACGGTGACCACAGAGGCGGTCGTCGACGAGGCGAAGATCCTGGCGAAACCGGATCACTACAAGGCGCAGATTCTCGGGCAGCGCACGGCGACCGGTTCGTCGTGGAGCCTGTGGTTCGAGAAGACCGGAAGCCGGCAGGAACCCGAGTACGACGAGAACGGCGACCGGGTCCTCGACGAGAACGGTCTGCCCGTATCGAAGCCCGTTGTGGTGGGCCGCTGGAACTTCGGCCGCCTCACCGCGGACGGCACCGGAGTATCCGTCGAGAGCAAGGACGAGGCCGTCCTGGACTCCGAGGCCCGCCTCACCGGTGTGTACAACGCCCAGGACCGAACGATCCAGCTCTACGTCACCTCGGACCGCCAGACCAGCGACGACGTGCAGTACACCGCCGAGGTCGGCACCGGCGAGCTCTCTGTCGGCAAGGGATACCTCGGCGCCTGGGGCAACTACCTTCCCGGCCGGCTCACCGACATCCGGCTCTGGTCAGGAGCGCTCAGCGACGGCACACAGGTCGCCGACGTCGTCGGCACCTGA